In one Desulfoferula mesophila genomic region, the following are encoded:
- a CDS encoding MoaD/ThiS family protein, whose protein sequence is MGTAIEIEVRLYHALKKYLPHPNEDFLCKITLPAGATVAEAANRLKIPSDHATLAFVNGNRVEPGMVLRDGDRLTLMQPAGGG, encoded by the coding sequence ATGGGTACAGCCATAGAAATAGAGGTCAGGCTTTATCATGCGCTCAAAAAATACCTTCCCCACCCAAACGAAGATTTTTTGTGCAAGATTACGCTACCAGCTGGGGCCACGGTCGCAGAGGCGGCTAATCGCCTGAAAATACCATCGGACCACGCCACGTTGGCGTTCGTCAACGGGAACCGGGTAGAGCCGGGAATGGTATTACGCGACGGGGACCGTCTAACTCTGATGCAACCCGCCGGCGGGGGATAA
- a CDS encoding M20 family metallo-hydrolase, whose translation MVTLNPIQQLMARVATYRQSIIELQRQLVATEAVGPDNRGTGEMEKALLVQQWLEAMGLELERIDAPDARVPGGLRPNLAAVLHGGEGPRIWVVSHLDVVPPGSAELWSSDPWTLREDGDLIFGRGTQDNNAGLVSSLLGLRALLDLHISPPGQVGLLMVGDEETGSAFGLDFVLQARPELLRADDWIVVPDAGREDASLIQVAEKSQLWLRVEVRGRQAHASRPQQGVNALRVGARMIARLGEVTGRYQEEDKMFAPPKSTFEPTRIEPGVENVNTVPGRFVFYLDCRILPHYPFDEVKANLVQYFEGIAAEENAQAVVTPVQERPATRPTPKDSPVVVALRRLVQSVHGVEPEIGGIGGGTVAAFLRKRGIPAAVWATVAPTAHQPNEYAKVSNILKDAQVFALLFAGA comes from the coding sequence ATGGTTACGTTAAACCCTATCCAGCAACTGATGGCGCGGGTCGCCACCTATCGTCAGAGCATTATTGAGTTGCAGAGGCAACTGGTGGCAACCGAAGCTGTGGGGCCGGACAACCGCGGCACTGGCGAAATGGAAAAGGCGCTGTTGGTCCAACAGTGGTTGGAGGCCATGGGGCTGGAGCTTGAGCGGATTGACGCGCCGGATGCCCGAGTGCCCGGTGGACTACGACCAAATTTGGCGGCTGTGCTGCATGGCGGCGAAGGCCCCAGGATTTGGGTGGTGAGTCATCTGGACGTTGTACCACCGGGTTCCGCGGAATTGTGGAGCAGCGATCCTTGGACTCTGCGAGAGGATGGTGACCTAATCTTCGGCCGGGGTACGCAGGACAACAACGCGGGCCTTGTGTCTTCCTTATTGGGGCTTAGAGCTTTGCTGGACCTCCATATATCGCCACCCGGCCAAGTGGGGCTGCTGATGGTGGGTGACGAGGAAACCGGCTCGGCCTTTGGCCTTGATTTCGTTCTACAGGCTAGACCGGAACTCTTACGCGCGGATGACTGGATAGTGGTGCCGGACGCCGGCCGTGAAGACGCCAGCCTTATCCAGGTGGCCGAGAAGTCCCAATTGTGGCTCAGGGTGGAAGTCAGGGGGCGGCAGGCGCACGCGAGCCGACCCCAACAAGGTGTAAACGCCCTTAGAGTGGGAGCCCGTATGATAGCGCGCCTGGGGGAAGTGACGGGACGCTACCAAGAAGAAGATAAGATGTTTGCACCGCCGAAATCGACCTTTGAACCCACGCGCATTGAACCAGGAGTGGAAAATGTGAACACCGTCCCTGGTAGATTCGTTTTTTACCTGGACTGCCGCATACTCCCCCATTATCCCTTCGACGAGGTGAAAGCCAATCTTGTCCAATATTTCGAGGGCATCGCCGCAGAGGAAAACGCACAGGCGGTGGTAACGCCGGTGCAAGAAAGGCCTGCCACTCGCCCCACCCCCAAGGACTCCCCGGTTGTGGTGGCCCTGCGGCGGTTGGTTCAGAGTGTCCACGGGGTGGAGCCGGAAATCGGGGGCATCGGCGGAGGCACTGTGGCCGCGTTCTTGCGCAAACGAGGGATTCCAGCCGCCGTTTGGGCTACCGTGGCGCCAACGGCGCATCAACCCAATGAATACGCCAAGGTAAGCAACATCCTCAAGGACGCTCAGGTATTCGCCCTTCTTTTTGCCGGGGCATAA